The Pseudomonas wenzhouensis genome has a segment encoding these proteins:
- the desA gene encoding delta-9 fatty acid desaturase DesA produces MWYNGLLDLSVWQLVAVTLLMTHVTIVSVTVYLHRYSAHRALELHPALKHFFRFWLWLTTGQNTREWTAIHRKHHAKCETVDDPHSPVIKGLGTVLRKGAELYQEEAKNQETLRIYGKNCPDDWIERNVYSCYPIGGVTLMAIIDLALFGVLGMTVWAIQMMWIPVWAAGVINGLGHAVGYRNFECRDAATNLVPWGILIGGEELHNNHHTYPNSAKLSVKKWEFDMGWAWIKLFSFLGLAQVQRVAPIAHRVEGKRNLDMDTAMAILNNRFQIMAQYRKLVIAPLVKQEMAKADASVRHLFRRAKRLLSREPSLLDEQHQARIADMLAQSQALKVIYEKRLALQQIWVKTSSNGHDMLEAMKQWVHEAEASGIQSLRDFAEQLKTYSLRPAGATA; encoded by the coding sequence ATGTGGTACAACGGTTTACTCGACCTGTCGGTCTGGCAATTGGTGGCAGTCACTCTGCTAATGACGCATGTCACCATCGTCAGCGTCACCGTCTACCTGCACCGCTACTCCGCGCACCGTGCGCTGGAGCTGCATCCTGCACTCAAGCATTTCTTCCGCTTCTGGCTGTGGTTGACCACCGGCCAGAACACCCGTGAGTGGACGGCCATCCACCGCAAGCATCACGCCAAGTGCGAAACCGTCGATGACCCGCACAGCCCGGTCATCAAGGGGTTGGGCACTGTGCTGCGCAAGGGCGCAGAACTCTATCAGGAAGAGGCGAAGAATCAGGAGACGTTGCGCATCTACGGCAAGAACTGCCCGGACGACTGGATCGAGCGCAATGTCTACAGCTGCTACCCGATTGGCGGTGTGACCCTGATGGCGATCATCGATCTGGCCCTGTTCGGTGTGCTCGGCATGACCGTCTGGGCGATCCAGATGATGTGGATTCCGGTATGGGCCGCGGGCGTCATCAACGGTCTTGGCCATGCTGTCGGCTACCGCAACTTCGAATGCCGCGACGCTGCCACCAATCTGGTGCCCTGGGGCATCCTGATCGGCGGTGAAGAACTGCACAACAACCACCACACCTACCCCAACAGCGCCAAGCTGTCGGTGAAGAAGTGGGAGTTCGACATGGGCTGGGCCTGGATCAAGCTGTTCAGCTTTCTCGGCCTGGCTCAGGTGCAGCGTGTAGCGCCCATCGCCCATCGCGTCGAAGGCAAGCGCAATCTGGACATGGACACTGCCATGGCCATCCTCAACAACCGCTTTCAGATCATGGCGCAGTACCGCAAGCTGGTGATCGCGCCGCTGGTCAAGCAGGAAATGGCCAAGGCGGACGCGTCCGTGCGTCACCTGTTCCGTCGTGCCAAGCGCCTGCTCTCGCGTGAGCCGAGCCTGCTGGATGAGCAGCACCAGGCGCGCATTGCCGACATGCTGGCGCAAAGCCAGGCACTCAAGGTGATCTACGAGAAACGTCTGGCGCTGCAGCAGATCTGGGTCAAGACCAGCAGCAATGGTCATGACATGCTCGAAGCCATGAAGCAGTGGGTGCATGAGGCCGAGGCCAGCGGCATCCAGTCGCTGCGTGATTTTGCCGAGCAGCTCAAGACCTACTCGCTGCGTCCGGCCGGCGCTACGGCCTGA
- the dibA gene encoding phosphodiesterase DibA has product MHIDRTALRLTLAYLLAALLWVLLSDHLLDLLAPAQYKSLQSFKGLFFVCLSAILLYAILQRHAVHYRRAQQTLAASEERLRLALDATRDGLWDLDMATQRVFYSDSYSALLGLDKAALGDTREQWAQYLHPDDRERVMQKIEINLQRSDYQNTYRMRHADGSYRWIQSRGRLLCDIDGKPMRFIGIASDITRQRALDDSLRQAAAVFDATQEGVLVTDAEQRIVHVNPAFSRITGYNSEEILGQRPTLLKSGRHDAAFYHSLWHALESRGAWSGEVWNRRKSGEIYPQWQCIRMIHDEQGNISHYVAVFSDITALKRSQRELDYLAHHDPLSNLPNRLLFTERVAHALERSHNEELQGAVLLIDLDHFKHINESLGHNVGDLLLKGVGERLQDDLPAGCTLARLGGDEFGLLSENCTEAAQAADLAQRLLRSLDAPFRLDGHELYIGASIGISLFPDDGDSVEQILRNADSALFKAKSSGREGYAFYIQELTDYARQRVELASSLRHALDNEELRVYYQPLHDLRDGRQVGMEALVRWQHPQRGLIAPGEFIPIAEDNGMIGAIDAWVLEQACRQMVRWNAEGSTLSFVAVNVSSRLFSRGELDQKVAGVLAATGLLPEQLELEVTESAIMEDPDAALKLLTSLRALGVRLAIDDFGTGYSSLARLKRLPVDKLKLDQSFVRGLPDDPEDAAIARAVIALGKSLGLKVLAEGIEQPEQADFLRGLGCNYGQGYHFGRPQPVGAICADISSPDEAGKNQPTA; this is encoded by the coding sequence ATGCACATCGACCGAACCGCCCTGCGCCTGACCCTGGCCTACCTGCTGGCTGCCTTGCTCTGGGTGCTTCTCAGCGACCACCTGCTCGACCTGCTCGCCCCCGCCCAATACAAATCCCTGCAGTCGTTCAAGGGCCTGTTCTTCGTATGCCTCAGCGCCATCCTGCTCTACGCCATCCTGCAGCGGCACGCCGTGCACTATCGCCGCGCCCAGCAGACGCTGGCCGCCAGCGAAGAGCGCCTGCGCCTGGCACTGGACGCAACCCGTGACGGCCTGTGGGACCTGGACATGGCCACCCAGCGCGTTTTCTACTCGGACAGCTACAGTGCCCTGCTCGGCCTCGACAAAGCCGCGCTTGGCGATACCCGCGAGCAATGGGCCCAGTACCTGCACCCCGATGACCGCGAGCGCGTCATGCAGAAGATCGAGATCAACCTGCAACGTAGCGACTACCAGAACACCTACCGCATGCGCCACGCCGATGGCAGTTATCGCTGGATTCAGTCACGCGGCCGCCTGCTCTGTGACATCGATGGCAAGCCGATGCGCTTCATTGGCATCGCCAGTGACATCACCCGGCAACGCGCCCTCGATGACAGCCTGCGCCAGGCCGCAGCCGTCTTCGATGCGACCCAGGAAGGCGTCTTGGTCACCGATGCCGAGCAGCGCATCGTTCACGTCAACCCGGCCTTCAGCCGCATCACCGGCTACAACAGCGAGGAAATTCTCGGCCAGCGCCCCACCCTGCTCAAATCCGGGCGTCACGACGCGGCCTTCTACCACAGCCTGTGGCATGCCCTGGAGAGCCGCGGCGCCTGGAGTGGCGAGGTGTGGAACCGACGCAAGAGCGGCGAAATCTACCCGCAGTGGCAATGCATCCGCATGATCCATGACGAACAGGGCAACATCAGCCATTACGTGGCGGTGTTCTCCGACATCACCGCGCTCAAGCGTTCGCAGCGCGAGCTGGACTACCTGGCCCACCATGACCCGCTGAGCAACCTGCCCAACCGCCTGCTGTTCACCGAGCGCGTTGCCCATGCCCTGGAACGCAGCCACAACGAAGAACTGCAGGGTGCGGTACTGCTGATCGACCTCGACCACTTCAAGCACATCAACGAAAGCCTCGGCCACAACGTCGGCGATCTGCTGCTCAAGGGCGTTGGCGAGCGCCTGCAGGACGATCTGCCTGCCGGCTGCACCCTGGCCCGGCTGGGCGGTGACGAATTCGGCCTGCTCAGCGAAAACTGCACGGAAGCCGCCCAGGCTGCCGACCTGGCGCAGCGTCTGCTGCGCAGCCTGGACGCGCCCTTTCGCCTCGACGGTCATGAACTCTACATCGGCGCCAGCATCGGCATCAGCCTGTTCCCCGACGATGGGGATAGCGTCGAGCAGATCCTGCGCAATGCCGATTCGGCGCTGTTCAAGGCCAAGAGCAGCGGCCGCGAAGGCTATGCCTTCTATATTCAGGAACTGACCGATTACGCCCGCCAGCGCGTGGAGCTGGCCAGCAGCCTGCGCCACGCCCTCGACAACGAGGAACTGCGCGTTTACTACCAACCACTACACGACCTGCGCGACGGCCGCCAGGTGGGCATGGAGGCGCTGGTACGCTGGCAGCACCCACAGCGCGGGCTGATTGCGCCTGGCGAATTCATCCCGATTGCCGAAGATAACGGCATGATCGGCGCCATCGACGCCTGGGTGTTGGAGCAGGCCTGTCGCCAGATGGTGCGCTGGAACGCCGAAGGCAGCACGCTCAGCTTCGTCGCAGTGAACGTCTCCAGCCGCCTGTTCAGCCGAGGCGAGCTGGACCAGAAAGTTGCCGGCGTGCTGGCTGCCACCGGCCTGCTACCCGAGCAGCTGGAGCTGGAAGTAACCGAGAGCGCGATCATGGAAGACCCTGATGCAGCCCTGAAACTGCTCACCAGCCTGCGCGCCCTGGGCGTGCGCCTGGCCATCGACGACTTCGGCACCGGTTATAGCTCGCTGGCGCGGTTGAAACGCCTGCCGGTAGACAAGCTCAAGCTCGATCAGAGTTTCGTGCGCGGCCTGCCCGATGATCCCGAGGACGCCGCCATCGCCCGCGCGGTGATCGCGCTGGGCAAGAGCCTGGGCCTCAAGGTGCTGGCCGAAGGTATCGAGCAACCCGAGCAGGCCGACTTCCTGCGCGGACTGGGGTGCAACTATGGCCAGGGCTACCATTTCGGTCGGCCACAGCCAGTAGGCGCTATATGCGCCGACATCAGCTCGCCCGACGAGGCCGGAAAAAACCAGCCCACTGCCTGA
- the cysW gene encoding sulfate ABC transporter permease subunit CysW — protein sequence MKKPQDWRQWALVVLGLMVVTLMLLVPLALIFTKALAGGLDLLWSNLGEDYMLHAIGLTLLVAAITVPLNLCFGICLAWCVTHYDFRGRKLLTTLIDIPYAVSPVVAGLCYLVVYGLESFVGRWFYDNGMQLMFAWPGIVMVTVFVTAPYVARILIPVMQAQGQDEEAAAMCLGASGWQIFRRISLPKIKWALLYGVVVTNARAVGEFGAVSVVSGTIINQTLTLPLLVDQLNNDYKPAAAFTAAGLLACMALLTLFLKTFMEWRQRQLMQRAEA from the coding sequence ATGAAAAAACCTCAGGATTGGCGCCAGTGGGCGCTGGTAGTGCTCGGCCTGATGGTCGTCACGTTGATGTTGCTGGTGCCGCTGGCGCTGATCTTCACCAAGGCGCTGGCCGGCGGGCTGGATCTGCTGTGGAGCAACCTCGGCGAGGACTACATGCTCCACGCCATCGGCCTGACGCTGCTGGTGGCGGCGATCACCGTGCCGCTGAACCTGTGCTTCGGCATCTGCCTGGCCTGGTGCGTGACCCACTACGACTTTCGCGGGCGCAAGCTGCTGACCACGCTGATCGACATTCCCTATGCGGTGTCGCCGGTGGTCGCCGGTCTCTGCTACCTGGTGGTCTACGGCCTGGAGAGCTTCGTCGGGCGCTGGTTCTACGATAACGGCATGCAGCTGATGTTTGCCTGGCCGGGCATCGTCATGGTCACGGTGTTCGTCACCGCCCCTTACGTGGCGCGCATCCTGATTCCGGTCATGCAGGCCCAGGGGCAGGACGAGGAGGCCGCCGCCATGTGCCTGGGGGCCAGCGGCTGGCAGATTTTCCGGCGTATCAGCCTGCCGAAGATCAAGTGGGCGTTGCTGTATGGCGTGGTGGTGACCAACGCCCGTGCGGTCGGTGAGTTTGGTGCGGTGTCGGTGGTCTCCGGCACCATCATCAACCAGACCCTGACGTTGCCGCTGCTAGTCGACCAGCTCAACAACGACTACAAGCCGGCAGCGGCCTTTACCGCCGCCGGTCTGCTGGCGTGCATGGCGCTGCTCACGCTGTTCCTCAAGACCTTCATGGAGTGGCGTCAGCGCCAGCTGATGCAGCGCGCCGAGGCGTAA
- the cysT gene encoding sulfate ABC transporter permease subunit CysT, which produces MSKPTLFFLQTPLLPGFGLSFGVSVLYLSLVILLPLSALLLYVSDMSWAQYWFAISDPRVVQTYKVTISAAFYSTLAVLVIGLLLAWIITRYDFPGRRIVDALVDLPFALPTSVAGLTLAALLVPNGWIGQWLGFKVAYAYAGIVVAMVFTSIPFVVRTVQPVLQDLGSEYEEAARTLGASRMQTFRKVILPTLTPALVTGGSQAFVRSLGEFGAVIMIAGNIPYQTEVSSLMIFVRLQEFNYPAAAAIASVILLASLALLFLLQVVQGRLFAWQRQGR; this is translated from the coding sequence GTGAGTAAACCAACGCTGTTCTTCCTGCAGACTCCGCTGCTGCCTGGCTTCGGCCTGAGCTTCGGCGTCAGCGTGCTGTACCTGTCGCTGGTGATCCTGCTGCCGCTGTCGGCGCTGCTGTTGTACGTCAGCGACATGAGCTGGGCGCAATACTGGTTCGCCATCAGCGATCCGCGCGTGGTGCAGACCTACAAGGTGACCATCTCCGCGGCGTTCTACTCGACTCTGGCGGTACTGGTGATCGGCCTGCTGCTGGCCTGGATCATCACCCGTTACGATTTTCCTGGTCGGCGCATCGTTGATGCGCTGGTCGATCTGCCCTTTGCCCTGCCCACCTCGGTCGCCGGCCTGACCCTCGCCGCGCTGCTCGTGCCCAATGGCTGGATCGGCCAGTGGCTGGGCTTCAAGGTGGCTTACGCCTACGCCGGTATCGTGGTGGCGATGGTGTTCACCAGCATTCCCTTCGTGGTGCGCACGGTACAGCCGGTGCTGCAGGACCTCGGTTCGGAATACGAAGAGGCCGCGCGCACATTGGGTGCCAGCCGCATGCAGACCTTTCGCAAGGTGATCCTGCCGACCCTGACCCCGGCGCTGGTCACCGGCGGTTCGCAGGCATTCGTGCGCAGCCTCGGTGAGTTCGGCGCGGTGATCATGATCGCCGGCAACATTCCCTACCAGACGGAAGTCAGCTCGCTGATGATCTTCGTCCGTCTGCAGGAGTTCAATTACCCGGCGGCGGCGGCCATCGCTTCGGTGATTCTGCTTGCGTCGCTGGCTCTTCTGTTCCTCCTGCAGGTCGTGCAGGGGCGTCTGTTCGCATGGCAACGGCAAGGTCGATGA
- the cysP gene encoding thiosulfate ABC transporter substrate-binding protein CysP, translated as MLKKIVLATVASATLLTGSLSHAAADTPFHNASYDIARELFGEINPLFVEHWKQQSGKEVKIIQSFAGTSRQAQDIIQGKKVDVVTFNQVTDVDILAKRKLLREDWAEQFPNNSSPYYSTTAFLVREGNPKNIKSWDDLIRDDVKLVFPNPKTSGNARYSYLGAWLFANEKFNGDQEKVKAFVGKLLKNVENFPTGGRGATVAFAQNGQGDVLLTFESEVINIAKGDEFKSANLEIVVPEVSVLAEFPVAIVDKVADERGTREQAKAFLDFQYSKDIQQLLTRYNYRVHNPEVVEATKAQFAPVRLINPTEVLGTWDEITAKHFDNGGILDQLLAEGR; from the coding sequence ATGCTGAAGAAGATCGTTCTGGCCACCGTGGCCAGTGCCACCCTGCTGACTGGCTCGCTGAGCCATGCTGCGGCCGATACGCCATTCCACAACGCCTCCTACGACATCGCCCGCGAGCTGTTCGGCGAGATCAACCCGCTGTTCGTCGAGCACTGGAAGCAGCAGAGCGGCAAGGAAGTGAAGATCATCCAGTCCTTCGCCGGTACTTCGCGCCAGGCGCAGGACATCATTCAGGGCAAGAAGGTCGACGTGGTCACCTTCAACCAGGTGACCGACGTGGACATCCTGGCCAAGCGCAAGCTGCTGCGCGAGGACTGGGCCGAGCAGTTCCCCAACAACAGCTCGCCGTACTACAGCACCACCGCCTTCCTGGTGCGCGAAGGCAACCCGAAGAACATCAAGAGCTGGGATGACCTGATTCGCGATGACGTGAAACTGGTATTCCCCAACCCCAAGACCTCCGGCAACGCCCGCTACAGCTACCTGGGCGCCTGGCTGTTCGCCAACGAGAAATTCAACGGTGACCAGGAGAAGGTCAAGGCCTTCGTCGGCAAGCTGCTGAAGAACGTCGAGAACTTCCCCACCGGCGGCCGTGGCGCCACCGTAGCCTTCGCTCAGAACGGCCAGGGCGACGTGCTGCTGACCTTCGAGTCGGAAGTGATCAACATCGCCAAGGGTGACGAGTTCAAATCCGCCAACCTGGAAATCGTGGTGCCGGAGGTCAGCGTACTGGCCGAGTTCCCGGTGGCCATCGTCGACAAGGTGGCTGACGAGCGCGGTACTCGCGAGCAGGCCAAGGCCTTCCTCGACTTCCAGTACAGCAAGGACATCCAGCAACTGCTGACCCGCTACAACTACCGTGTGCACAACCCGGAAGTGGTCGAGGCGACCAAGGCGCAGTTCGCTCCGGTGCGCCTGATCAACCCGACCGAGGTACTGGGCACCTGGGACGAGATCACCGCCAAGCATTTCGACAACGGTGGTATTCTTGACCAACTCTTGGCTGAGGGCCGTTGA
- a CDS encoding TOBE domain-containing protein, with product MTIKAINVRNQFKGNIKEIVIGDVLSEIDVQTAAGIVTSVITTRSVRELELQVGSEVIAFVKSTEVSIAKL from the coding sequence ATGACCATCAAAGCCATCAACGTGCGTAACCAGTTCAAGGGCAACATCAAGGAAATCGTCATCGGCGACGTGCTCTCGGAAATCGACGTGCAGACCGCTGCCGGCATCGTCACGTCGGTGATCACCACCCGTTCCGTGCGCGAGCTGGAACTGCAGGTGGGCAGCGAGGTGATCGCCTTCGTCAAATCCACCGAGGTGTCCATCGCCAAACTCTGA
- the ssuB gene encoding aliphatic sulfonates ABC transporter ATP-binding protein has translation MTALHNIRQGIPLAIENIEKSFGERQVLKGIDLHIPAGQFVAVVGRSGCGKSTLLRLLAGLDQPSGGQLLAGSGSLNAVREDIRLMFQDSRLLPWKRVIDNVGLGLSGNWRQQAEEALAAVGLADRAGEWPAALSGGQKQRVALARALIHRPRLLLLDEPLGALDALTRIEMQQLIERLWQQHGFTVLLVTHDVAEAVAVADRVILIEDGQIGLDLDVQLVRPRPHGSPLLAALEARVLDRVLAQPQLPTPPEPVSPLPTQLRWAL, from the coding sequence ATGACAGCGCTGCATAACATTCGTCAGGGCATTCCCCTGGCGATCGAGAACATCGAGAAGTCCTTCGGCGAGCGCCAGGTGCTCAAGGGCATCGACCTGCATATCCCGGCCGGCCAGTTCGTCGCCGTGGTCGGCCGCAGTGGCTGCGGCAAGAGCACCTTGCTGCGTCTGCTGGCCGGGTTGGATCAACCCAGCGGCGGTCAGTTGCTGGCCGGCAGTGGCTCGCTCAACGCGGTGCGTGAGGACATTCGCCTGATGTTCCAGGACTCGCGGCTACTGCCCTGGAAGCGGGTGATCGACAACGTCGGCCTGGGCCTTTCCGGCAACTGGCGCCAGCAGGCCGAGGAAGCCCTGGCTGCGGTCGGCCTGGCTGATCGCGCAGGTGAATGGCCGGCAGCCCTGTCCGGCGGGCAGAAGCAGCGCGTGGCCCTGGCCCGGGCGCTGATCCACCGGCCGCGCCTGCTGCTGCTCGACGAGCCGCTGGGTGCACTGGATGCCTTGACCCGCATCGAGATGCAGCAACTGATCGAACGCCTGTGGCAGCAGCATGGCTTCACCGTGCTGCTGGTGACCCACGACGTGGCCGAAGCGGTCGCCGTGGCCGATCGGGTGATCCTGATCGAGGACGGCCAGATCGGCCTCGACCTCGATGTGCAACTGGTACGCCCACGCCCACATGGCTCGCCGTTGCTGGCGGCACTGGAAGCGCGCGTGCTCGACCGGGTGCTGGCGCAGCCGCAATTGCCGACGCCCCCGGAACCCGTATCACCCCTGCCCACGCAATTGCGTTGGGCGCTGTGA
- the ssuC gene encoding aliphatic sulfonate ABC transporter permease SsuC, with translation MSNTTLHTLALRAAPWALPLGLLAAWQLAVVSGWLSSRILPAPSAVLAAGWQLLASGEIWQHLAISGQRAGIGFAIGGGIGLLLGFITGLSKWGERFLDSSVQMIRNVPHLALIPLVILWFGIDEAAKVFLVALGTLFPIYLNTYHGIRNVDPALVEMARSYGLSGFALFRQVILPGALPSILVGVRFALGFMWLTLIVAETISASSGIGYLAMNAREFLQTDVVVLAILLYAVLGKLADVAARGLERVWLRWHPAYQAKAGGQ, from the coding sequence ATGAGCAACACGACCCTTCACACACTGGCCCTGCGCGCCGCGCCCTGGGCCTTGCCGCTGGGGCTGCTGGCCGCCTGGCAACTGGCGGTGGTCAGTGGCTGGCTGTCCAGCCGTATCCTGCCGGCGCCCAGCGCCGTGCTCGCCGCCGGCTGGCAACTGCTGGCCTCCGGCGAAATCTGGCAGCATCTGGCGATCAGTGGCCAGCGCGCCGGGATCGGCTTCGCCATCGGCGGTGGTATCGGCCTGCTGCTGGGCTTTATCACCGGCCTGTCGAAATGGGGCGAGCGCTTTCTCGACAGTTCGGTGCAGATGATCCGCAACGTGCCGCACCTGGCGCTGATCCCGCTGGTGATCCTCTGGTTCGGCATCGACGAGGCGGCCAAGGTGTTCCTGGTCGCGCTCGGCACGCTGTTCCCGATCTACCTCAATACCTACCACGGCATCCGTAACGTCGACCCGGCGCTGGTGGAGATGGCGCGCAGCTATGGCCTGTCCGGCTTCGCGCTGTTCCGTCAGGTGATCCTGCCCGGCGCATTGCCGTCGATCCTGGTCGGTGTGCGTTTCGCCCTCGGCTTCATGTGGCTGACGCTGATCGTGGCCGAAACCATCTCGGCCAGCAGCGGCATCGGCTACCTGGCGATGAATGCCCGTGAGTTCCTGCAGACCGACGTGGTGGTGCTGGCGATCCTGCTCTACGCGGTGCTCGGCAAGCTGGCCGACGTCGCTGCCCGTGGCCTCGAACGTGTGTGGCTGCGCTGGCACCCGGCCTATCAGGCCAAGGCAGGTGGCCAATGA
- the ssuD gene encoding FMNH2-dependent alkanesulfonate monooxygenase, which yields MSLNIFWFLPTHGDGKYLGTAEGARAVDHGYLAQIAQAADRLGFGGVLIPTGRSCEDSWLVAASLIPLTQNLKFLVALRPGIISPTVAARQAATLDRLSNGRALFNLVTGGDPDELAGDGLHLSHAERYEASVEFTRIWRRVLEGETVDYAGKHIQVKGAKLLYPPIQQPRPPLYFGGSSDAAQDLAAEQVELYLTWGEPPAAVAEKIAQVREKAAKQGREVRFGIRLHVIVRETNEEAWAAADRLISHLDQDTIDRAQASLARFDSVGQQRMAALHGGKKDNLEVSPNLWAGVGLVRGGAGTALVGDGPTVAARVKEYAELGIDTFIFSGYPHLEESYRVAELLFPHLDVAQPERPESRGYVSPFGEMISSDILPKAASAS from the coding sequence ATGAGCCTCAACATCTTCTGGTTCCTGCCTACCCATGGTGATGGCAAGTACCTGGGCACCGCCGAAGGCGCGCGCGCCGTCGACCATGGTTATCTGGCGCAGATTGCCCAGGCGGCTGACCGCCTCGGTTTCGGCGGCGTACTGATCCCCACCGGGCGTTCCTGCGAGGATTCCTGGCTGGTGGCGGCTTCGCTGATCCCGCTCACGCAGAACCTGAAGTTCCTCGTCGCCCTGCGCCCAGGGATCATTTCGCCGACCGTGGCCGCGCGCCAGGCGGCGACCCTGGATCGTCTGTCCAACGGCCGTGCGCTGTTCAACCTGGTGACCGGGGGCGACCCGGACGAGCTGGCCGGCGATGGCCTGCACCTGTCGCATGCCGAACGCTATGAGGCATCCGTCGAATTCACCCGCATCTGGCGCCGCGTGCTGGAAGGCGAAACCGTCGACTACGCCGGCAAGCACATCCAGGTGAAGGGCGCCAAGCTGCTCTACCCGCCGATCCAGCAGCCGCGTCCGCCGCTGTATTTCGGTGGTTCCTCCGACGCCGCGCAGGATCTGGCCGCCGAGCAGGTCGAGCTGTACCTGACCTGGGGCGAGCCGCCGGCCGCCGTGGCCGAGAAGATCGCCCAGGTGCGCGAGAAGGCGGCCAAGCAGGGGCGCGAAGTGCGCTTCGGCATTCGCCTGCACGTGATCGTGCGCGAGACCAACGAGGAAGCCTGGGCGGCGGCGGATCGCCTGATCAGCCACCTGGATCAGGACACCATCGACCGCGCGCAGGCGTCGCTGGCGCGCTTCGACTCCGTCGGCCAACAGCGCATGGCTGCCCTGCACGGCGGCAAGAAAGACAACCTGGAAGTGTCGCCGAACCTCTGGGCCGGTGTCGGCCTGGTGCGCGGCGGCGCCGGCACCGCCCTGGTCGGCGATGGCCCGACCGTGGCGGCGCGGGTCAAGGAATACGCGGAGCTGGGCATCGACACCTTCATCTTCTCCGGCTACCCGCATCTGGAGGAGTCGTACCGGGTCGCCGAACTGCTGTTCCCGCATCTGGATGTGGCCCAGCCGGAGCGTCCGGAAAGTCGCGGCTATGTCAGCCCGTTCGGCGAAATGATCTCCAGCGACATTTTGCCGAAGGCGGCTTCGGCGAGTTGA
- a CDS encoding sulfonate ABC transporter substrate-binding protein: MRTITLRRSLVALFAAAISFGAITQAQAETLRIGYQKYGTLVLLKAKGTLEKRLAEQGVEVKWTEFPGGPQLLEGLNVGSVDFGVTGETPPVFAQATGADLLYVAHEPPAPTGEAILVPKDSPIQSVAELKGKKVALNKGSNVHYLLVRALEDAGLKYGDITPIYLPPADARAAFERGSVDAWVIWDPFQSAAEKQLQARTLRDGSGLVDNHQFYLATRSYAEKNPQVVGALVEEIRGVGEWVKGNLDEATSQVAPLIGLSPEITRQAVERQGYGAQFITPEVVEAQQKIADTFTELKLIPRQLTIKDVIWTPPAKVAQAQ; this comes from the coding sequence ATGCGCACCATTACTTTGCGTCGAAGCCTGGTCGCCCTGTTTGCTGCGGCCATTTCCTTCGGCGCCATCACTCAAGCTCAGGCCGAGACGTTGCGTATCGGCTACCAGAAATACGGCACCCTGGTGCTGCTCAAGGCCAAGGGCACCCTGGAAAAACGCCTGGCCGAGCAGGGCGTGGAGGTCAAGTGGACGGAGTTCCCGGGTGGCCCGCAGTTGCTCGAAGGGCTCAACGTTGGCTCCGTGGACTTTGGCGTCACCGGGGAAACCCCGCCGGTGTTCGCTCAGGCGACTGGCGCCGACCTGCTTTACGTCGCCCACGAGCCGCCGGCGCCAACGGGCGAGGCGATCCTCGTACCCAAGGACTCGCCGATCCAATCGGTAGCTGAGCTCAAGGGCAAGAAGGTCGCCCTGAACAAGGGTTCCAACGTGCATTACCTGCTGGTGCGCGCGCTGGAAGACGCCGGCCTCAAGTACGGCGACATCACCCCAATCTACCTGCCGCCGGCCGATGCCCGCGCTGCCTTCGAGCGTGGCAGTGTCGATGCCTGGGTGATCTGGGATCCCTTCCAGTCCGCCGCCGAGAAGCAGTTGCAGGCGCGCACCCTGCGTGACGGCAGCGGTTTGGTCGACAACCACCAGTTCTACCTGGCGACCCGCAGCTATGCCGAGAAGAACCCGCAAGTGGTCGGTGCGCTGGTCGAAGAAATTCGCGGTGTCGGCGAGTGGGTCAAGGGCAACCTCGACGAAGCCACCAGTCAGGTCGCGCCGCTGATCGGTCTGTCCCCGGAGATCACCCGCCAGGCCGTGGAGCGCCAGGGCTATGGCGCGCAGTTCATCACCCCGGAGGTGGTCGAGGCGCAGCAGAAGATCGCCGACACCTTCACCGAGCTGAAGCTGATCCCCAGGCAGCTGACCATCAAGGATGTGATCTGGACTCCGCCGGCCAAGGTCGCGCAGGCCCAATAG